Below is a window of Vibrio fortis DNA.
AAAGTCTACTTCAAGAATGGTGGCTGGGTAATTGCTCGCTTCTCTGGAACCGAACCGTTACTGCGCATATTTGCAGAAATGGAAGATAAAGACACTGCTGAACGTGTTCTTCAAAACATGAAAGCTTTCCTATCTTTGTAACTCCTTGAGGAAAGTTTTTATACCTAGCTTTAACCCTATAGGTGAAGAACGCTTGCCCAGTACCCTACTTAGTCAGTTTGGTTCTGGGCTTTTTTATTCACATAAGATTGTTTCTACGAGAGTGGACTGTTTATTTAGCGAACTGCTTAGAACGCCAGAACACCCTTAGTATCAACTTTCACTGTCACAGGCATCCCCACTTCCAACGCTTCAGAAGAGGTCGCTAATAGTTTCTGACCATGAGCTTCAATCACGTAACGACAGTGGTCGCCCATAAATTGCTGCTCTAACACAGAGATAGCACTGTCTTGCTCGTAACTCGCGAGAATATGCTGAGGTCTTAGCAGTAATTCACAGTCATTACCCAGCTCAATGTTAGTTTGAGATTTCGCCTCAACCACACCTAAGCTGGTTTCAAATTCATTTTCAGAGATACGCTGAGCATTCAAGTAACTACCGCCACCCAAGAAGTCAGCAACAAACTTACTTGAAGGGTGGAAGTAAAGCTCAGATGCCGAACCATACTGCTCAATCACACCGTTGTTCATTACTGCCATTTTATCTGCAAAGGCGAATGCCTCTTCACGGCTGTGCGTTACAAAAATCGCGGTCACACCCTGCTTTTTGAAGATCTTTCTGATCTGAGAGATCAGTTCGTGACGAACCTGTGTATCGATATTTGAAAACGGTTCATCGAGTAACAGTAGATCTGGCTTGTAAGCCAAAGAGCGCGCAATAGCAACACGCTGCTGCTGACCACCAGAGAGTTGATGCGGGTAGCGTTCTCCGTACTCATCAAGGTGAACCAACTCAAGCATCTCACGAACCTTGGCCTGCTTTTCTTTATCAGAAAGATCTCGTAAACCAAACGCGACGTTCTGATTGACCGTTAAGTGCGGAAACAGCGCATAATCTTGAAAGATCATGCCGATGTTGCGCTGCTCTGGCGGTAACCAGTTTTCACCGTCATCAATGGTTTGGCAATTTAGGTTCATTACGCCACTGCTCAGAGGAAGCAGACCAGCAATCGCTTTAAGCAAAGTCGTTTTGCCACAACCACTAGCACCGAGTAAACAGACTATCTCACCGTGCTCAACCTCTAAAGAGAGAGACTCTAATACCGTCTGAGACTCATACTTACAAGTCAGGTCTTTAATTGATAATGCACAACTCATTAGTTTTTTTGCTCCAAAGAACGGTTAACGATGATAAGCGGAATCAGTCCAACGAGTACCAACAGGACAGCGGGCATCGCTGCTAGCTCAAGGTGCTCATCCGACGCGTAGTTATAAACGTAGGTCGCTAGTGTTTCAAAGTTGAATGGTCTTAGCAGCAATGCCGCATTAAGCTCTTTCATTGATTCGATAAACACCAATAAACCAGCGATCAAAGCACCACGCTTAATCAAAGGAAGGTGGACGCGGCGCAACATTTGATTCGTATTACAACCCATGGTTTTAGAGGCCATATCCAGTGACGGTGAAACCTTGCTTAAGCTACTCTCAATACTACCAATAGCAACTGCCGAAAATCGCACCACCATGGCAAAAATAAGCGCAAACATTGAACCCGAGAAGATAAGACCTGGGCGTCCCCACTCCATAGCTTTAGCAATGTCGTTCACCAAGTGATCCATAAACAGCACAGGCACCATAACACCGATGGCTAATACCGTTCCTGGAACCGCATAGCCCATAGAAGAGAGACGCATATAAGCAAGGTTACGCTTGCCAGGATTCACTCGCTGGTTGAAGTTAACAATCAGTGCCACCAGCACACCAATTACAGCAGCTAGAACAGAAACATTTAAGCTATTCATCGCGTACTCTCTGAACTCAGCAGTCCAGCTTTGTGCGAAGTACTTGTACGCGTAAATAAGAAGTTGACCTAACGGGAATAAGAAAGCGACACACACCAATCCCCAACACCAGAACAGTGCCAGCCACTTTTTCCAACCGTTGAGCTGGTAGCGGAAATCTTCTCGGCTATTGAATTGGTTTTGAAATAATTTCTGTTTACGACGGCTGTATCGCTCTGAACTCAATAACAAGATCACGATAACCAACATAATAGCCGAAATCTTAGCGGCCGCAGTGAGACTAGAGTATCCAAGCCAAGTGTCGTAAACCGCTGTCGTCAGCGTGTTAACGGCAAAGTAACTCACAGTGCCAAAGTCGCCAACGGTTTCCATAGCTACAAGGGATAGACCAACCGCCATTGATGGACGAACTAGCGGCAGAGAAATACGGCGGAAGCTTTCCCAAGGAGAACATTTTAGCAGTCGCGCAGATTGCAGCAGGGAGACATTCTGCTCCATAAACGCGGCACGGCATAACAGGTAAATATAAGGATAGAGAACTAACGAAAGTACGATGATCGCACCGCTTAAAGTTCGAATATCAGGGAACCAATACTCACCAGGCCCCCACCCAGTAATATCACGCAGAAGAATCTGCACTGGGCCTGCAAAATCAAACCAATCAGTAAAGATATAACCTACGATGTAACCCGGCATCGCCAAGGGAAGTACTAATGCCCATTGAAGGACGCGCTCACCTGGAATACGGCACATAGCCATGATCCACGCGGAAGGAATGCCAAAGATTAACGACAAGCACATGGTGCCAAAAACTAGTACAACGGTATTGTAGGCGTAAGTTGGCATCACCGTAGACATTAGATGAGAGAAAAGCTCATCCGTTTCACCAACAGCGGTTGTGAATATCGCTAAGATCGGAAAAACCAGCAGCAAAGCGATCACTCCACTACTGGTGTTCCATATATAATTCTTTTGTTTCATCGCTTAATTACAACGGAGAGGGATAACTCGAAAATGCGTTTGAAAATACATCTCATATCCTTTTAAAAACTAAGGGTAGTTATACCGATATCGCACTGTGACTGCAAGGCGCGAAGCTCAGAACTCAACCGTTCTATGCTTTGCTTTGTATCAAAAAGTGACTTGCTTAAAAACAAAACAACCCCAAGCCCATAAAGTAGGAACTTGAGGTTGTTAATCAATTTAGGCCGAAACCTACATTAATGAAATTAAAGGTCGAATTTAACTTCATCTAGAAGCTTGATTGCTGCTTCGTGGTGGTTAGCAATCTCGTCTAGAGAGATTGTATCCGCTTTGAACTCACCCCAAGAGCCTACAAGCTCAGATGGTTTAACATCTGCTTTAACTGGGTATTCGTAGTTCACTTCAGCGTACATGCCTTGAGCAGTGTTACCCGCTAGGAATTCCATAAGCTTAACAGCGTTCTCTTTGTTTGGAGAGTATTTCGCCATTGCCATACCAGAGATGTTTACGTGAGTACCAGTTGTCTCTTGGTTAGGGAAGTTAATGTAAACAGCGTCAGCCCATGCTTTTTGCTCTTTATCGTTAACCATTTTACCTAGGTAGTAGCTGTTACCAAGAGAAACGTCACATAGACCTTCTTTGATAGCTTTAACTTGTGCACGGTCGTTACCTTGAGGCTTACGAGCTAGGTTTGCTTTAACGCCTTCTAGCCACTCTTTAGTTTCTGCTTCACCTTTATGAGCAATCATAGAAGATACTAGAGAAACGTTGTATGGGTGCTTACCGCTACGAGTACAAATCTTACCTTTGAACTCTGGCTTCGCTAGATCTGCGTATGTGAAGTCGTCACCTAGACGACCAACGCGGTCACGAGAAGAGTAAACGCTACGTGTACGAGTTGTAAGAGCAAACCACTCGTTGTCAGTATCTTGGTACTGAGCTGGGATGTTTTTCTCTAGTACGTCGCTCTCAACAGATTGAACTAGACCTTGTTTAGTTAGCTCAGATAGACGGCTGATATCTACAGTTAGGATAACGTCAGCTGGGCTGTACTCGCCTTCTTGAGCTAGCTTCTCTGCTAGACCTTTCTTCGCGAACTTAACGTTTACTTTAATACCAGTTTCTTTCGTGAACTCATTAAACATTGGCTCAACTAGGAAAGGTTGACGGTAAGAGTATACGTTTACTTCTTCTGCCGCGATTGCAGCTGTAGGTGCGATAGTTGCACAAGCTAGAGCAGAAAGAGTTAGCAGTTTTTTCATTGGTTCAGTCCTTTAACTTCGTAATGATAACGTTTATCAGTTGCGTTATTATATTCATCATAATTTAGAAAACAATGATAAAGAACAAAAAAACCTGCTCATCCGAGCAGGTTTCAAGTAGGTTAAATGTAAATCTTTGTAAATGTTACTTCACAGATACGAACTCTGGGTAAGCACCAACACCACAATCGTGCATGTCCATACCTTCTAGCTCTTCGTCTTCGCTTACACGGATACCGATTGTCGCCTTAAGCACAGCCCATACCGCTAGACTTGCACCAAATACCCAAGCAAAGATAACTGCAGCACCGAATAGTTGAGCACCAAATGTTGCATCAGCGTTGCTTAGTGGCACAGCCATCAGACCGAAGAAACCACATACACCGTGTACTGAGATAGCACCTACTGGGTCATCAATCTTAGCTTTGTCTAGAGCGATGATGCTGAATACCACTAGCGCACCAGACACTGAACCGATAGCTACTGCGAATAGAGGTGATGGAGATAGTGGGTCTGCTGTGATTGCCACTAGACCAGCCAGCGCACCGTTCAATACCATTGTTAGGTCTGCTTTACCCCAAGTTGTCTTACACACTAGTAGTGCTGCGATTGCACCCGCTGCAGCTGCTGCGTTTGTGTTTAGGAAGATTTGACCGACTGCTGTCGCGTTTTCAAAGTCTGATACCATTAGCTGAGAACCGCCGTTGAAGCCGAACCAACCGAACCATAGGATGAAGGTACCTAGTGTCGCAAGTGGCATGTTTGAACCTGGAATTGGGTAGATTTCACCGTTTTTACCGTATTTACCTTTACGAGCACCTAGCAGAAGTACGCCAGCTAGAGCCGCAGCTGCACCTGCCATGTGTACGATACCTGAACCAGCAAAGTCACTAAAGCCAGCTTCAGATAAGAAACCTCCGCCCCATGTCCAGTAACCTTCCATTGGGTAGATGAACGCTGTTAGAACAACAGAGAAGATTAGGAATGACCATAGCTTCATACGCTCAGCAACCGCACCAGATACGACTGACATTGCTGTTGCAACGAATACTACTTGGAAGAAGAAGTCAGACTCTAGAGAGTGATCCGCACCTTCACCTTGCGTACCAATCAGTGCACCAAAAGATGGCAGCCAACCGCCTTCACCGTTGTCGACATACATGATGTTGTAACCAACAACTAGGTACGTTGTACATGCAATCGCATACAGACAAATGTTTTTAGTTAGGATTTCTGTGGTGTTCTTTGAACGTACAAGACCAGCCTCAAGCATTGCAAAGCCTGCCGCCATCCACATTACTAACGCACCTGAAATGAGGAAGAAAAAAGTGTCTAGTGCGTAACGTAATTCCGTTACTGTTGTTAAAAGTTCCATATTAAATTCTCCAGTCCTTGAATTCTTAAAGTGCTTCTGCGTCCATTTCGCCAGTACGGATACGTACCGCTTGGCTCAGGTCGTACACAAAAATCTTACCGTCACCAATTTTTCCGGTATGAGCAGCTTGGCTAATTGCTTCCACAACGCGATCTACGTTCTCTGCTTGAGTGGCAATTTCTAGTTTTACTTTTGGAAGGAAATCAACTTGATATTCCGCACCACGGTACAGTTCCGTGTGGCCTTTTTGACGACCAAAACCTTTAACTTCTGATACTGTCATACCTTCGATACCGACATCAGATAGTGCTTCTCTTACATCGTCTAATTTGAATGGTTTCACTATGGCATTGATGAGTTTCATAATCGTTCCTTAGATTTCTTACTTAGTCCGTTAATACTCTTTCTATAATCCAAGTAGCGTGCCAAAAAGTTAAACTACTGATATTTAACAACTTTAACTTTATACATTTCTAATAACGAAAAAGGCCGCACCATAATGGTGCGGCCTTTTCACTATCTTAATGCGTTGGTAGCAAATTG
It encodes the following:
- a CDS encoding ABC transporter ATP-binding protein, whose product is MSCALSIKDLTCKYESQTVLESLSLEVEHGEIVCLLGASGCGKTTLLKAIAGLLPLSSGVMNLNCQTIDDGENWLPPEQRNIGMIFQDYALFPHLTVNQNVAFGLRDLSDKEKQAKVREMLELVHLDEYGERYPHQLSGGQQQRVAIARSLAYKPDLLLLDEPFSNIDTQVRHELISQIRKIFKKQGVTAIFVTHSREEAFAFADKMAVMNNGVIEQYGSASELYFHPSSKFVADFLGGGSYLNAQRISENEFETSLGVVEAKSQTNIELGNDCELLLRPQHILASYEQDSAISVLEQQFMGDHCRYVIEAHGQKLLATSSEALEVGMPVTVKVDTKGVLAF
- a CDS encoding ABC transporter permease is translated as MKQKNYIWNTSSGVIALLLVFPILAIFTTAVGETDELFSHLMSTVMPTYAYNTVVLVFGTMCLSLIFGIPSAWIMAMCRIPGERVLQWALVLPLAMPGYIVGYIFTDWFDFAGPVQILLRDITGWGPGEYWFPDIRTLSGAIIVLSLVLYPYIYLLCRAAFMEQNVSLLQSARLLKCSPWESFRRISLPLVRPSMAVGLSLVAMETVGDFGTVSYFAVNTLTTAVYDTWLGYSSLTAAAKISAIMLVIVILLLSSERYSRRKQKLFQNQFNSREDFRYQLNGWKKWLALFWCWGLVCVAFLFPLGQLLIYAYKYFAQSWTAEFREYAMNSLNVSVLAAVIGVLVALIVNFNQRVNPGKRNLAYMRLSSMGYAVPGTVLAIGVMVPVLFMDHLVNDIAKAMEWGRPGLIFSGSMFALIFAMVVRFSAVAIGSIESSLSKVSPSLDMASKTMGCNTNQMLRRVHLPLIKRGALIAGLLVFIESMKELNAALLLRPFNFETLATYVYNYASDEHLELAAMPAVLLVLVGLIPLIIVNRSLEQKN
- a CDS encoding Fe(3+) ABC transporter substrate-binding protein yields the protein MKKLLTLSALACATIAPTAAIAAEEVNVYSYRQPFLVEPMFNEFTKETGIKVNVKFAKKGLAEKLAQEGEYSPADVILTVDISRLSELTKQGLVQSVESDVLEKNIPAQYQDTDNEWFALTTRTRSVYSSRDRVGRLGDDFTYADLAKPEFKGKICTRSGKHPYNVSLVSSMIAHKGEAETKEWLEGVKANLARKPQGNDRAQVKAIKEGLCDVSLGNSYYLGKMVNDKEQKAWADAVYINFPNQETTGTHVNISGMAMAKYSPNKENAVKLMEFLAGNTAQGMYAEVNYEYPVKADVKPSELVGSWGEFKADTISLDEIANHHEAAIKLLDEVKFDL
- a CDS encoding ammonium transporter gives rise to the protein MELLTTVTELRYALDTFFFLISGALVMWMAAGFAMLEAGLVRSKNTTEILTKNICLYAIACTTYLVVGYNIMYVDNGEGGWLPSFGALIGTQGEGADHSLESDFFFQVVFVATAMSVVSGAVAERMKLWSFLIFSVVLTAFIYPMEGYWTWGGGFLSEAGFSDFAGSGIVHMAGAAAALAGVLLLGARKGKYGKNGEIYPIPGSNMPLATLGTFILWFGWFGFNGGSQLMVSDFENATAVGQIFLNTNAAAAAGAIAALLVCKTTWGKADLTMVLNGALAGLVAITADPLSPSPLFAVAIGSVSGALVVFSIIALDKAKIDDPVGAISVHGVCGFFGLMAVPLSNADATFGAQLFGAAVIFAWVFGASLAVWAVLKATIGIRVSEDEELEGMDMHDCGVGAYPEFVSVK
- the glnK gene encoding P-II family nitrogen regulator, which produces MKLINAIVKPFKLDDVREALSDVGIEGMTVSEVKGFGRQKGHTELYRGAEYQVDFLPKVKLEIATQAENVDRVVEAISQAAHTGKIGDGKIFVYDLSQAVRIRTGEMDAEAL